Genomic segment of Bacillota bacterium:
CAACCAGGCGCTCTCTGCCTGGGAGTCGGAGCATGGGCCCAGGAGGCTGGGGCCCGGGCAGATGCTCTGGGAGGCGGGTTCAAAGACGCTGGTCCTGCCGCTCTACGACGCCGCTTGGGTGAGGCGGCTTTCCCAGGGGGTATCCGTGGACGCGGTCAGGACCCACATCGAGTTCGGGCAGGTGCAGGCCCTCCTGGAGGCCGACCCCGAGGGAACGGTGGAGGACCTGTGGCGGCTCGTGGCCCAGCGGCGGCTGCCGCTTGCCCGGGGCCGGAAAGAAGCAAGCTTTCTCCCCGCCGAGCCCCTGGGGGAAGAGGGCCTGCGGGCGGTTCCCCGCCGGCCCCAGGGCACGGTAACCGTGCCCGGCCCGGTCGCCGAGCGCGTCGTGGGGGAACTGGTCTCCGGGTACGGCTGCCGGCCAGCGCAGGCGGAGGGCATGGTGAGGGTGTGTGCTGAGATCAGGGCCTGGTGCTGTCCAGCGCAAGACGAGCTGGAGCCGGGGCAGCTGGTGTGGCTGTGCCGCTCCACCAGGCGCACGCGGGGGCTCGACCCCAGGGCCATGGTACCCGCCGTGCTCACCCTCATCACCCCGCAGGAAGCCGAGGGCCCAATGAGCACCCGCA
This window contains:
- a CDS encoding DUF1670 domain-containing protein, with the protein product MQGKGAQARYATLPAREMTVVQVAHLRSRFELAERSVVAERAVVLTNQALSAWESEHGPRRLGPGQMLWEAGSKTLVLPLYDAAWVRRLSQGVSVDAVRTHIEFGQVQALLEADPEGTVEDLWRLVAQRRLPLARGRKEASFLPAEPLGEEGLRAVPRRPQGTVTVPGPVAERVVGELVSGYGCRPAQAEGMVRVCAEIRAWCCPAQDELEPGQLVWLCRSTRRTRGLDPRAMVPAVLTLITPQEAEGPMSTRNDLKALKMRQIERITAEAWRQDAVLTTLDLEWLLGIPPTMIRELLEAYQAEFGIVLPTAGTVLDMGRTLTHKALVVELALSGLSTAQISRRIYHTPEAVDAYLRVFDRAAMLRYFGVPEQAMPRITGHSPGLLKEHLELIDKHFPTREALAS